The window CGATCGGCAGACCGCGCCGTGGTCCAGCCCTGCCACCTAGACTGATCGATGGCCCTGCCGCATCGCCGGCTCCAGCGACCTCGGAGGTGACCCGTGGATCCCAATGACATCCTCGCCCTAGTAGCCGGTGCAGGCGGTGGCGTGCTCGTGCTCGGCGCCGGCGCCTGGGCATACGTGCGCAGCCGCGGCAAGACCCCGACGGACCGCGGTGATCAGCCCAAGGACGGGCAGGATCGCCCCGGCAGCACCGGTACCCGCACCGGGACCGCCGTCAAGGAGCGCCCTGCCGCTCCCACCTGGGCCGATACTCTCTCGGCACCCTCCAAGCCCGCGGCGCCGAAGCCCGCGGACGATGAGCCCTTCGACCAGGACGCGAGCGACCCGAAGCCCGTCACCGACCAGAAGCCCGTCACCGGCGAGCCGGAGGCCGGGCCGGATGCGCAGGACGCAGAGGCACCCGCCTCTGTCGCCGTCCCCACGGACCAGCCCCCGGTCGATGCGGCCCCTGCAGAGGCGGCAACACCCGATGCCACCACCGCACCCGCACCCACGGAGCCCGAGCAGACGGCGACAGCTCCAGCACCCGAAGCCCCGGCTGCTGAACCCACCGCCGCAGAGGTACCGGTTAACGAGGCCACCACCACTGACGAGGCCACCAGCCGGGTCATCGACACCCCGGAGGCCCCGGCCGACCGGATGCTGCGCCTGCGCGAGCGACTGTCCCGCTCCGGCTCCATCGGCCGCGGCATCCTCACCCTGCTCACCCGCGGCACCGTGGACGAGGACACCTGGGACGAGATCGAGGAGACGCTGCTGCTGGCGGACCTCGGCCCTGACGCCACCGACGAGCTGCTGGAGGGCCTGCGTCGCCGCATCCAGGTGCTCGGCACCGACGACCCCCTGGCCGTGCGCGAGGTGCTCCGTGAAGAGCTCGTGACGCTGGTGAACCCCGAGCTGGACCGTCGCCTGGCCGCCACCACCCGCACCGCCCCCGACGGCACCGAGGTGCCCTCGGTGATCCTGATGGTCGGTGTCAACGGCACCGGCAAGACCACCACCGTCGGCAAGCTGGCCCGCGTGCTGGTGGCCGCTGAGCGCACCGTGGTGCTCGGCGCGGCCGACACCTTCCGTGCCGCCGCCGCCGACCAGCTCGCCACCTGGGGCTCCCGCGTGGGCGTGGACACCGTGCGCTCGGACCGCGACGGGGCCGACCCCGCCGCCGTCGCCTTCGACGCCGTCAAGGAGGGCATCTCCCAGGGCGTGGACGTGGTCATCATCGACACCGCCGGCCGCCTGCAGAACAAGAAGGGCCTGATGGACGAGCTCGGCAAGGTGCGCCGGGTCGCCGAGAAGGGCCTGCACGGCGACACCGTCGCTGAGGTGCTGCTGGTCATCGACGCCACCACCGGCCAGAACGGCATGCAGCAGGCCCGCGTGTTCTCCGAGGCCGTGCAGATCACCGGCATCGTGCTCACCAAGCTCGACGGCACCGCCAAGGGCGGCATCGTCGTCAACGTCCAGCGCGAGCTGGGCGTGCCGGTGAAGATGGTGGGCCTGGGCGAGGGGATGGATGACCTCACCCCCTTCGACGCCTACGGCTTCGTGGACGCCCTGCTGGGGGACTGAGCGCCTGCTCCCACTGTTCCGCTCCGTGAACGCGGAGATCACGGAAAGGTCACGGCGGCACGCTGACCTGGTAGGTCGATGGGAGCCCGCGCACGATGGCGGCACGGTCCACCGCGGACCGTGCCGGCCCGATCGGGCGGGCACCACCCATCCCAGGAACCCCCATGGACCCCTTCACCCTCGACACGGGGGCGACCGCCTGGATCCTCGTCAGTGCCTCACTGGTGCTGCTGATGACCCCCGGTCTGTCCCTCTTCTACGGAGGCATGGTGCGCGCGCGCACCGTGCTGAACATGATGCTGATGTCCTTCAGCGCCATGGCCGTCGTGGCCCTGGCCTGGACGGTGGCCGGATACTCGATCGCCTTCGGCGACGACATCGGCGGGCTGCTGGGCTCGCCCTTCCAGTTCGCGGGCCTGGTCGGCACCGACGAGCAGTCCCTGCTGGTCGGATCCGGCGTCCCCTTCCTGGTGGCGGCCGGCTTCCAGATGACCTTCGCGATCATCACCGTGGCCCTCATCTCCGGTGCCATCGCCGACCGGGTGCGCTTCGGCACCTGGATGGCCTTCAGTGCCCTGTGGGTGCTGGTCTGCTACGCCCCCATGGCCCACATGGTGTGGGGCGGCGGCCTGCTCTCCGCTGACGGGCCCTTCGCCGCGATCGCCGAACCGGTCGACTTCGCCGGCGGCACCGTGGTCCACATCAACGCCGGTATCGCCGGGCTGGTGCTCGCGATCATCGTCGGCCCCCGCCTGGGCTTCGGCAAGGACCCGATGAAGCCGCACAACCTGCCGCTGGTGATGCTGGGCGCGGCCCTGCTGTGGTTCGGCTGGTTCGGGTTCAACGCCGGATCCGCCGGCACCGCCGACGGCACCGCGGGCCTGGCCTGGGTGAACACCACCGTCGCCACCGCCGGCGCGATGCTGGGCTGGATGCTGGTGGAGAGGATCCGCGACAAGCACGTCACCTCCCTCGGCGCCGCCTCCGGCATCGTTGCGGGCCTCGTCGCGATCACCCCTGCCGCTGCCGCCGTCAACCCTCTCGGCGCGATCGCGCTCGGTGCCGTGGCCGGCATCTGCTGCGCCCTGGCCGTGAGCCTCAAGCACCGCATCGGCCTGGACGACTCCCTGGACGTGGTGGGAGTGCACCTGGTGGGCGGCCTGGTGGGCACCGTGCTGATCGGCCTGTTCGCCGTCGAGGGCGGCCTGCTGTTCGGCGGAGGCCTCTCCCTGCTGGCCGTCCAGGCACTGGTGGCACTGGCCGCCATGGGCTTCTCCGGCATCGTCACCCTCGTCATCGCCCTGCTGCTCAAGCACACCCTGGGATGGCGCCTCGATCCCGAGGACGAGCAGACCGGGATCGACATCGTCCAGCACGCCGAGGCCGGATACGATCTCGTCGGCGCTTCCGTGCGCCGCAGGTCACCGGTGCCCGTCGACCTCCCAGCCGCGCCCGCCACGGCCACCGCCACCCCAGGAGAGCACCGATGAAGCTCGTCACCGCCGTCATCCAGCCCCACGCCCGCGAGGACGTCATCGAGTCGCTGCGCGAGTACGGCGTCACCGGCATCACCCTCACCGAGGTCGCCGGCTACGGCCGCCAGGGCGGCCACACCGAGGTGTACCGCGGAGCCGAGTACCGCATCGACACCATCCCCAAGGTCAAGCTCGAGATCCTGGTGGACGACGCCGCCGAGGCCGACGTCGTGGACCTCATCGTCGCCGCAGCCCACACCGGCCGCATCGGCGACGGCAAGGTCTGGACCAGCACCGTCGACTCCGTGGTGCGGGTGCGCACCTCCGAACGGGACGTCGATGCCCTCTGAGCACCCCTCCCGCAGGAGCCCGTCGGCCACCCCGGCCGACGGGCTCCCGGTGCGCCGCCTCGACCACGCCCTCGACTCCGGCATCGGCGACCCCGCCCAGGGACCCGCCCGCCGCGCCGAGCACACCGCACTGATCGAGGACTGGCTGCGCGAGCAGTGGGAGGCCGCCGTACCGCCGACCAGGGGAGTAGCCCTCGCGGCCGTCGGCTCCGTGGGTCGGCGTGATGCCGGCCCCGCCAGCGACCTGGACCTCGTGCTGCTGCTGGACCGCGAACAGGTGGAGCCCGAGGAGGCCTCCCGCCTCGCCTCCGCGCTGTGGTACCCGGTGTGGGACTCCGGCACGTCGCTGGACCACTCCGTGCGCACCCCCGCCGAGTGCGAGCAGGTGGCCGCAGAGGACCTCCGCGCCGCCCTCTCCCTGCTGGACCTGCGCCTGGTGGCGGGGGAGGAGCGCCTCGCCTCCGACACCTCCGCCCGGGTACGGCGTGCCTGGCGCAGTGGGGCCCGCACCCGCATCGACGAGCTCGAGGAACTGGTCGAGGACCGCACCGGCCGCTACGGCATCCTCGCCCACTCCACCGAACCCAATCTCAAGTCCGACCGCGGAGGCCTGCGCGACGTCACCCTGGTGCGCGCCATCGCCGAGTCATGGCTGGCCGACCACGACCACGTGGTGGTGGACCGCGCAGCGGACGTGCTGCTGGAGGCGCGCGACGCCCTGCAGCTGGTCACCGGCCGCTCCGGCACCCGCCTGGGCCGCGCCGACCAGGACGCCGTGGCAGGGCTGTGCGGCTACGGCGAGGCCGACGACCTGCTGGCCGCCCTCGCCGACGCCTCCCGCGCGATCGCCTGGCAGCTGCGCCGCTCCCTGACCGCCGCCCGCTCCGGCGTGGCACCCGGAGGGCATGCCACCTACGGAAGCGGCGCCTCCCGCAGGCCCGCCCTTGCCCGCCTGGACCACGGCGTGATCGTGCAGGCCGGTGAGATCTCCGTGGACCCCACCCACACCGGCGCACTGCGCGACATCGCCGCTCTCCGCCACGCTGCCACCACCGGCCTGCCGCTCTCGGCCGCCACCCTGGCCCGCCTGGCCGGAGGATGGTGCCCCCGCTTCACCCCGGAGCAGCGCGACGTGCTGGTGGATGCCCTGTCCGGTGAGCATCTCGCCGAGCTGTACGAGGCGCTGGACGTGCACGGGGTGGTGGCCCGCGTGGTGCCCGGCTGGGAGGGCATCCGCAACCGGCCCCAGCGCTCACCTGTGCACCGCTACACCGTGGACCGCCACCAGATCGAGACCGTGCTGGAGGCCCAGAAGCTGCTGGGCAGCGTGGACCGGCCCGACCTGCTGCTGGTCACCGCCCTGCTGCACGACATCGGCAAGACCCCGGGCGCCGAGGACCACAGCCGGACCGGTGCACCGCTGGCCCGTGAGGCCGCCAGGGCACTCGGCTTCGATGAGGCCGATGCCGAGGTGACCGCTGCCCTGGTGCGCGAGCACCTCACCTTGGTGGACCTGGCCACCGGTCGTGACCATGCCGATCCCGCCACCGTCGAGGCGCTGCTGACGGCGGTGGACCACGATCCCTCCCGCCTGGACCTGCTGCGTGCCCTCACCGAGGCCGATGCCCGCGCCGCCGGACCCGCCGCCTGGACCACCTGGCGGGCCGAGCTGGTGGATCATCTCGCGGGCCTTGCTCGCGATGCCCTGACCGGGGTGACCAGGCCGCCCCGCGAACTGCTGGCCCCGCAGCGCTCCGCTCAGCTGACCGTGCTGGATGCCGTGCGCGATTCCGGAGGCTGCGCGGTGCTGTACCCGGCACCGAGCGAGAGCGCCCCGATCACCGAGATCTGCATGGGCGCGCCTGACGGGCCCGGCGTGTTCGCCGCCTTCGCCCGGGTGCTCACCAGGCTGCGCTTCCAGGTGCGCTCGGCGGTGATCACCACGGTGGACGGTGTGGCGGTGGATACCTGGTGGGTGACCGGCCGCGCCGGGGACCTGCCCCACCCCACCACCGTGCGCACCGCCATGGAGCGGGAACTGGCCAGGCGGGACGACCCCGCCGCCCGCGTGCTGGAGACAGAACCGGCCGCGCCCCTGCGCCGCAGTGAGGACACCCCGGTGGTGACGCTGATGCCCACCGAGCCGGGCCGGCCCACCGCCCTGCAGATCAACGCCCGCAACCGCTCCAGCCTGCTGGCTGACATCGCTGAGACCCTCACCGGGCACCGGCTGCTGGTCAGCAGCGCCCACGTGATGACCCTCGGACGCCGCGCGGTGGACGTGCTGTACCTGACCGACATCCGGGGAAGGCCCCTGGACGAGGCCACCGCCGCCCGGGTGGTCACTGCCGTCGCCGATGCCGCCGCCGGGTCCTGAGCATCGGCCCATAATGGGACGGTGACCACCACTGCCATCCTCTCCGACGTCCGCCTCGGTCTCGCCGGCGCCGACGCCACCGTCGACCTCAGCCTCCGCGACGGCGAGATCATCGCCGTCACCCCGCATGCCGATGGGCAGACGGGTGCCCAGCCGGAGGCCCCGTCGGATGACGAGCGCATCGACGGCCGCGGACTGCTGGCCATCCCGGGCCTGATCAACACCCACGCGCACGTGGACAAGTCCTGGTGGGGTCGTCCCTGGCAGTCCTTCGGCGGCCCGCCCGGGCTGGAGGGCCGCATCAGCCACGAGCGCGCCCGCCGCGACGAGCTGGGCATCCCCGGTGTGGACGTGACCGGCGAGGTGCTGCGCCAGTTCCTGCGCCACGGCACCACCGCCATCCGCACCCACGTGGACGTGGACCTCGGCGTGGGCCTGCGCGGCATCGATGTGGTGCGCGAGGCCGTCGAACAGACCTGTCCGACCATGCGCTGCACGATCGTGGCGTTCCCGCAGGACGGCGCACTGCGCCGCCCGGGCGTGGTGGACCTGCTGCGGCGCGCCGCCGAGAACGGAGTGGAGCACGTGGGCGGTCTGGACCCCGCCGGCATCGACCGTGACCCCGCCGGGCAGCTCGACGCCCTGTTCGACATCGCCGATGCCACCGGCTGCGGCATCGACATCCACCTGCACGACCCCGGTGACCTGGGCGCTTTCGAGTTCGAGCTGATCATCGAGCGCACGCGCGCCCTGGACCTGAAGGGCCGGGTGAACATCGCCCACGGTTTCGCGCTGGCCGACGTCCCCGCCGCCCGCGCCCGCGACCTGTGGAGCCCCTACGGCCCCGGCGACATGATGGAGATCGCCCGCCAGCACGCCCGCATGACCGGCGCCCGCTACGACGAGGAACTGCTGCACGTGCTGGCCCAGACCTCCACCGCCGCCGAGTGGTTCGTCGGTGGCACCGGCGAGGGCGACCGCGACTCGGGCGTCACCGGCTGGGCCGGTGGCACCGACGATCCCGCCGCGGCCGTCGGCCTCGGGGTCGGCTCCCGCGCCGACATCGTGCTGCTGGATGCAGAGAACCCGATGGATGCCCTGGTGCGCGCCCCCGCCCGGCAGCTGGTGCTCGTCGGCGGAGAGATCGCCCACGACGAGAGCCGCTGAATCGCCCCGCCCCTGCCCGTGCACCCCGGTGCCCGGTAGTCTGGCCTGCGCCGAGGACTGCCGTCACCGCCCCGGACCGACCTGAAGGACCAACGCCCCGTGTTCAACAACCTGTCCGATCGCATCACAGCGTCGCTGAAGGGCCTGCGCGGCCATGGCCGCCTCACCGAGGCCGACGTCGACAAGACGATCCGCGAGATCCGCCGCGCCCTGCTGGACGCCGACGTCGCGGTCTCCGTGGTGCGCGAGTTCACCGGGCGCGTACGCGAACGGGCCCTGGGCGAGGAGGTCTCCAAGGCCCTCAACCCCGCCCAGCAGGTCGTCAAGATCGTCCATTCCGAGCTGGTCGAGGTACTCGGCGGCGCCACCGGGGAGTTCACCTGGGCCAAGCACCCGCCCACGGTGATCATGCTGGCCGGCCTGCAGGGTGCTGGCAAGACCACCCTGGCCGGCAAGCTCGCCAAGTGGATGAAGGGGCAGGGCCACACCCCGATGCTGGTCGCCGCCGACCTCCAGCGCCCCAACGCCGTCAACCAGTTGCAGATCGTCGGTGAGCGCGCCGGAGTGCCGGTGTTCGCCCCCGAGCCCGGCAACGGTGTGGGCAATCCCGTGCTGGTGGCGATGAACGGTGTGTCCACCGCGCAGTTCCAGCAGCATGACGTGGTCATCGTCGATACCGCCGGCCGCCTCGGCATCGACGAGGAGATGATGCAGCAGGCCCGCGAGATCCGCGACGCCGTGAACCCGCACGAGACCCTGTTCGTGGTCGACGCGATGATCGGTCAGGACGCGGCCCGCGTGGCCGAGGCGTTCCGCGACGGCGTGGGCTTCACCGGTGTGGTGCTCTCCAAGCTCGACGGCGACGCCCGCGGTGGTGCGGCCCTGTCCATCACCGGCGTCACCGAGCGGCCCATCCTGTTCGCCTCCACCGGTGAGAGCCTCGATGACTTCGAGCGCTTCCACCCCGATCGGATGGCCAACCGCATTCTCGACATGGGTGACGTGCTCACCCTGATCGAGCAGGCGGAGAAGGCCTTCGACCAGAAGGAGGCCGAGAAGGCCGCTCAGAAGCTGGCCTCCGGTGAGGACTTCACCCTCGACGACTTCCTGGCCCAGATGCAGCAGCTCAAGAACATGGGCTCCATCAAGAAGATGCTGGGCATGCTGCCCAACATGGGCCAGTACCGCGAGCAGCTGGAGAACTTCGACGAGAGCGAGCTCGGTCGCGTCGAGGCGATCATCCGCTCGATGACCCCGGCCGAGCGGCAGGACCCGAAGCTGCTCAACGGATCGCGCCGCAACCGCATCGCCAAGGGCTCCGGCACCACGGTGCAGCAGGTCAACCAGCTGATGGAGCGGTTCAAGCAGGCCCAGACCATGATGCGTCAGATGGGTCGTGGCATGGCCGGCGGTGGCATGCCGGGCATGCCCGGTGGGCCCGGCATGGGCATGGGGAAGAAGTCGCGCGGCAAGGCGCAGCAGCAGCCCCGCACCAAGAAGGCCAAGTCCAAGAACCCCGCCAAGGCCGCTCGCGAGCAGGCCGAGGCCGCCAAGCGCGCAGCCGAGGGTGGTGGCACGGGTGGCTCCGCCTTCGGTGCCGGCGCTGCAGGTCAGGGCGGTGCCGGTGGCCAGGGTGGCATGCCGGATCTCTCCGACTTCGACCCCAGCCAGCTCCCGCCGGACATGCAGAAGCTCTTCGGCCAGGGCCGCTGACGCGTCTCGCCGTCGCGGTCGCCCTCCCCCTTGCGTGCTACCTCCTGACCGGCGCCAGCCCCCTTGCGTGCTACCTCCTGACCGGCGCCAGCCCCGCCCCACCGGGGTGCATCAGCCACGTCCCGTAGGTGGGGGCGGTGCAACACCCCGGTTACGGGTGGGTACGTTCCAGATTCTGGAAGCTGGCCACACGAAACTCGGTGATGCGGGGTCTGTGTTCGGCGATGTGGGGTCTGTGACGGCACGCAGCACAGGTGACTCGGACAGTCCAGTCACGGTCTGAATCGTCCGGGGTTTGATAGAGGGTGAGCCAGACATCCTGGAAGGACCCCCTGATCACCATGGCCAACTACAAGTACCCCGTCGAGCTGCGGGAGCGAGCGACCCGCCTGGCCGTCGAGGCCCGCCGCGACCCGGCGACACGCATCGGCGCGATCGCGCGGATCGCGAAGCTGAATATTCGCCTCGCTGGGGTCCGCTGATCGAGGGTTCGGGTGCCACGTCGCTGCCGTAGCGGTGGCGTCGTTCGGGACCACCAGTGGTGTCGTTGGGGCCGCTCTGTCTACGCTCCTTCCGCCGTGTGTATAGGGCACGCGGCGGAAGGAGCAATCTGGAATGGTACGGAAGATCAGGGCGAAGCTGGTGCTCCAGCTGCGCGCAGAAGGTCTGTCGGGGCGAGCGATTTCGTCCTCGCAGGGCATGTCCCGCAAGTCCGTGAGGGCGGTGTTCGAGGCCGCTGACGCTGCAGGGATCGGGTGGGGCGATATCGCGGACGTCGCCGATGAGCAGGTGTATGCCCGGTTGTTCCCGGGCCGGGGCGAGCACGAGAGCGTGTTCGCACAGCCGGACTGGGAACAGGTCCATCGAGAGATGGCCAGGGTCGGCGTGACGCTGAAGCTGTTGCACGGCGAGTACTTCGACGCGACCACGGCGGCTGGGGATCCGGCGATGGGGTATGACCGGTTTTGCCGCACCTACCAGCACCACGTCATGGTCACCGGTGCCGCTTCGAGAGTCGGTCACAAGGCCGGCCAGAGCGTGGAGGTCGACTGGTCCGGCCCCACGATGGAGCTGGCCGATCCGGTCACCGGCGAGGTCTCGAAGGTGTTCTTGTTCGTTGCCTGCCTGCCTTTTTCTCGTTACGCGTTCTGCTTCCCGGCGCTGGATATGCGCCAGGAGTCCTGGCTGCGAGCGCACGTAGCGATGTTCGAGGCGCTGGGCGGGACGGTCCCGAGGATCGTTCCGGACAACCTCAAGACCGGTGTGGTGAAGCACCCCCGCGAGGGCGAGATCGTCCTGAACGATGCGTATCGCGAGATGGCAGCGCATTACTCGGCGGCGGTGCTCCCGGGGAGGGTGCGGAAACCGAAAGACAAGGCGAGCGTGGAGAACACCGTCGCGCACGTCGCGACCTGGGTCATCGCCGGGCTGCGGGATCAGCGATTCACGTCCCTGCCCGAACTTGCAGCCGCCATCGGGCAGCGGATGGAGGCCTATAACGCGGAGCCGTTCCAGAAGCGGCCCGGATCCCGCGCCAGCGTGTTCGACGCGGAGGAGCGGCCGCTGCTGACGCCGCTGCCGGCGGTGCCCTACGAGATCTCGACATGGCACTACGGACGACGAGTGGGCAGGAACGGGCACGTCACGTTCGCGCGGAACTTCTACTCCGCGCCGTTCGCGCACATCGGCGCGAAGGTCGATCTGCGCATCACGGCCCGGACGCTGGAGATCTATCAGGGCAGCCAGCGACTGACCAGTCACCTGCTGCTCCCGGAGACCGCGAGCAATGAGTACCGCACCAACGACGCGGACCTACCTGCGGGCGAGCGTTTCCAGGCCTGGGACGCGCAGAGGGTGCGGGCGTGGGCAGATCGGGTCGGGCCGGCCACGGTGATCGTGATCCAGCGGATCTTCGAGTCCGTGCCGATCGTGGAACAGGGCCTGGATCCCGCGTTGGCGG is drawn from Brachybacterium muris and contains these coding sequences:
- the ftsY gene encoding signal recognition particle-docking protein FtsY translates to MDPNDILALVAGAGGGVLVLGAGAWAYVRSRGKTPTDRGDQPKDGQDRPGSTGTRTGTAVKERPAAPTWADTLSAPSKPAAPKPADDEPFDQDASDPKPVTDQKPVTGEPEAGPDAQDAEAPASVAVPTDQPPVDAAPAEAATPDATTAPAPTEPEQTATAPAPEAPAAEPTAAEVPVNEATTTDEATSRVIDTPEAPADRMLRLRERLSRSGSIGRGILTLLTRGTVDEDTWDEIEETLLLADLGPDATDELLEGLRRRIQVLGTDDPLAVREVLREELVTLVNPELDRRLAATTRTAPDGTEVPSVILMVGVNGTGKTTTVGKLARVLVAAERTVVLGAADTFRAAAADQLATWGSRVGVDTVRSDRDGADPAAVAFDAVKEGISQGVDVVIIDTAGRLQNKKGLMDELGKVRRVAEKGLHGDTVAEVLLVIDATTGQNGMQQARVFSEAVQITGIVLTKLDGTAKGGIVVNVQRELGVPVKMVGLGEGMDDLTPFDAYGFVDALLGD
- a CDS encoding ammonium transporter, which codes for MDPFTLDTGATAWILVSASLVLLMTPGLSLFYGGMVRARTVLNMMLMSFSAMAVVALAWTVAGYSIAFGDDIGGLLGSPFQFAGLVGTDEQSLLVGSGVPFLVAAGFQMTFAIITVALISGAIADRVRFGTWMAFSALWVLVCYAPMAHMVWGGGLLSADGPFAAIAEPVDFAGGTVVHINAGIAGLVLAIIVGPRLGFGKDPMKPHNLPLVMLGAALLWFGWFGFNAGSAGTADGTAGLAWVNTTVATAGAMLGWMLVERIRDKHVTSLGAASGIVAGLVAITPAAAAVNPLGAIALGAVAGICCALAVSLKHRIGLDDSLDVVGVHLVGGLVGTVLIGLFAVEGGLLFGGGLSLLAVQALVALAAMGFSGIVTLVIALLLKHTLGWRLDPEDEQTGIDIVQHAEAGYDLVGASVRRRSPVPVDLPAAPATATATPGEHR
- a CDS encoding P-II family nitrogen regulator gives rise to the protein MKLVTAVIQPHAREDVIESLREYGVTGITLTEVAGYGRQGGHTEVYRGAEYRIDTIPKVKLEILVDDAAEADVVDLIVAAAHTGRIGDGKVWTSTVDSVVRVRTSERDVDAL
- a CDS encoding [protein-PII] uridylyltransferase, with protein sequence MPSEHPSRRSPSATPADGLPVRRLDHALDSGIGDPAQGPARRAEHTALIEDWLREQWEAAVPPTRGVALAAVGSVGRRDAGPASDLDLVLLLDREQVEPEEASRLASALWYPVWDSGTSLDHSVRTPAECEQVAAEDLRAALSLLDLRLVAGEERLASDTSARVRRAWRSGARTRIDELEELVEDRTGRYGILAHSTEPNLKSDRGGLRDVTLVRAIAESWLADHDHVVVDRAADVLLEARDALQLVTGRSGTRLGRADQDAVAGLCGYGEADDLLAALADASRAIAWQLRRSLTAARSGVAPGGHATYGSGASRRPALARLDHGVIVQAGEISVDPTHTGALRDIAALRHAATTGLPLSAATLARLAGGWCPRFTPEQRDVLVDALSGEHLAELYEALDVHGVVARVVPGWEGIRNRPQRSPVHRYTVDRHQIETVLEAQKLLGSVDRPDLLLVTALLHDIGKTPGAEDHSRTGAPLAREAARALGFDEADAEVTAALVREHLTLVDLATGRDHADPATVEALLTAVDHDPSRLDLLRALTEADARAAGPAAWTTWRAELVDHLAGLARDALTGVTRPPRELLAPQRSAQLTVLDAVRDSGGCAVLYPAPSESAPITEICMGAPDGPGVFAAFARVLTRLRFQVRSAVITTVDGVAVDTWWVTGRAGDLPHPTTVRTAMERELARRDDPAARVLETEPAAPLRRSEDTPVVTLMPTEPGRPTALQINARNRSSLLADIAETLTGHRLLVSSAHVMTLGRRAVDVLYLTDIRGRPLDEATAARVVTAVADAAAGS
- a CDS encoding amidohydrolase family protein, whose protein sequence is MTTTAILSDVRLGLAGADATVDLSLRDGEIIAVTPHADGQTGAQPEAPSDDERIDGRGLLAIPGLINTHAHVDKSWWGRPWQSFGGPPGLEGRISHERARRDELGIPGVDVTGEVLRQFLRHGTTAIRTHVDVDLGVGLRGIDVVREAVEQTCPTMRCTIVAFPQDGALRRPGVVDLLRRAAENGVEHVGGLDPAGIDRDPAGQLDALFDIADATGCGIDIHLHDPGDLGAFEFELIIERTRALDLKGRVNIAHGFALADVPAARARDLWSPYGPGDMMEIARQHARMTGARYDEELLHVLAQTSTAAEWFVGGTGEGDRDSGVTGWAGGTDDPAAAVGLGVGSRADIVLLDAENPMDALVRAPARQLVLVGGEIAHDESR
- the ffh gene encoding signal recognition particle protein, producing the protein MFNNLSDRITASLKGLRGHGRLTEADVDKTIREIRRALLDADVAVSVVREFTGRVRERALGEEVSKALNPAQQVVKIVHSELVEVLGGATGEFTWAKHPPTVIMLAGLQGAGKTTLAGKLAKWMKGQGHTPMLVAADLQRPNAVNQLQIVGERAGVPVFAPEPGNGVGNPVLVAMNGVSTAQFQQHDVVIVDTAGRLGIDEEMMQQAREIRDAVNPHETLFVVDAMIGQDAARVAEAFRDGVGFTGVVLSKLDGDARGGAALSITGVTERPILFASTGESLDDFERFHPDRMANRILDMGDVLTLIEQAEKAFDQKEAEKAAQKLASGEDFTLDDFLAQMQQLKNMGSIKKMLGMLPNMGQYREQLENFDESELGRVEAIIRSMTPAERQDPKLLNGSRRNRIAKGSGTTVQQVNQLMERFKQAQTMMRQMGRGMAGGGMPGMPGGPGMGMGKKSRGKAQQQPRTKKAKSKNPAKAAREQAEAAKRAAEGGGTGGSAFGAGAAGQGGAGGQGGMPDLSDFDPSQLPPDMQKLFGQGR
- the istA gene encoding IS21 family transposase — protein: MVRKIRAKLVLQLRAEGLSGRAISSSQGMSRKSVRAVFEAADAAGIGWGDIADVADEQVYARLFPGRGEHESVFAQPDWEQVHREMARVGVTLKLLHGEYFDATTAAGDPAMGYDRFCRTYQHHVMVTGAASRVGHKAGQSVEVDWSGPTMELADPVTGEVSKVFLFVACLPFSRYAFCFPALDMRQESWLRAHVAMFEALGGTVPRIVPDNLKTGVVKHPREGEIVLNDAYREMAAHYSAAVLPGRVRKPKDKASVENTVAHVATWVIAGLRDQRFTSLPELAAAIGQRMEAYNAEPFQKRPGSRASVFDAEERPLLTPLPAVPYEISTWHYGRRVGRNGHVTFARNFYSAPFAHIGAKVDLRITARTLEIYQGSQRLTSHLLLPETASNEYRTNDADLPAGERFQAWDAQRVRAWADRVGPATVIVIQRIFESVPIVEQGLDPALAVLRLSRRFSVDRVEAACALALTGRVRSPRYAHLHPILATGQDKVAALRPPREEPAEDGGYVRGADYYAGGVR